In one window of Bifidobacterium sp. WK041_4_12 DNA:
- the nrdF gene encoding class 1b ribonucleoside-diphosphate reductase subunit beta, translating into MVPISIPRQPLKLIDRVSAINWNRLEDDKDLEVWDRLTGNFWLPEKVPISNDIPSWQKLTDDERTLTMHVFTGLTLLDTIQGTVGAVSLIPDALTPHEEAVYTNISFMESVHAKSYSSIFSTLASTPEIDDAFSWSEENEYLQKKAQIVLDYYEGDSPLKRKVASTLLESFLFYSGFYLPMYFSSHAKLTNTADVIRLIIRDEAVHGYYIGYKYQKGLEKVSEAERQDLSDYTYELLNDLYDNEVDYTRSLYEGVGLVEDVEKFLRYNGNKALMNLGYPALFSSDSTDVNPAIIASLSPNADENHDFFSGSGSSYVMGKAVETDDDDWDF; encoded by the coding sequence ATGGTACCTATTTCCATACCGAGACAGCCACTGAAACTGATTGATCGCGTGTCTGCAATCAATTGGAATCGTCTTGAGGACGACAAGGATTTGGAGGTATGGGATCGCCTGACCGGTAATTTCTGGCTGCCTGAGAAGGTGCCGATCAGCAACGACATTCCTAGCTGGCAGAAGCTGACCGATGATGAGCGCACACTCACGATGCATGTGTTCACCGGTCTGACTTTGCTCGATACTATTCAGGGCACGGTTGGTGCGGTTTCGCTGATTCCCGATGCACTCACGCCACATGAAGAGGCGGTCTACACCAATATTTCATTCATGGAATCGGTGCATGCAAAGTCGTATTCCTCGATTTTCTCGACGCTTGCCTCGACCCCTGAGATTGACGACGCATTCAGCTGGAGCGAGGAGAACGAGTACTTGCAGAAGAAGGCGCAGATTGTTCTCGACTATTATGAGGGCGACAGTCCGCTGAAGCGCAAGGTTGCCTCAACGCTGCTCGAATCCTTCCTGTTCTATTCGGGCTTCTACCTGCCCATGTATTTCTCAAGCCATGCGAAGCTCACCAACACTGCAGACGTGATACGACTGATTATTCGTGACGAGGCAGTTCACGGATACTACATCGGGTACAAGTATCAGAAGGGTCTGGAAAAGGTTTCGGAGGCTGAACGCCAGGACTTGAGCGACTACACCTATGAGCTGCTCAACGATCTCTATGACAACGAGGTCGATTACACGCGCAGCCTCTATGAAGGCGTTGGCCTGGTCGAGGATGTGGAGAAGTTCCTGCGATACAACGGCAACAAGGCTCTGATGAACCTCGGATATCCGGCGCTCTTCTCCTCGGATTCGACGGATGTGAACCCTGCAATCATCGCATCCTTGAGCCCCAATGCCGACGAAAACCATGACTTCTTCTCTGGTTCCGGCTCAAGCTATGTCATGGGCAAGGCCGTCGAAACCGACGATGATGACTGGGACTTCTGA
- a CDS encoding amino acid permease: protein MHIFRTKSVEQTVAETGEEHRSLKRTLNAWDLAVMGVAVAVGAGIFSVGAQAAAYHAGPAVILSFILAAVVCGAAAMCYAEFSSMIPVAGSAYTFTYTTVGEIIAWIIGWDLILEMLMASSVISKYWGVYLNDFMQLMGIRFNTNVVIGSFHIDVAPIIIVAFFTTLLVLGTKLSARVDGALTILKIAIVIFVIVVGFFYVKASNYSPFIPTSQPAGSVKGATVTGTMTEPLWQWATGMAPSIYGVPGVISGAALVFFAFIGFDVVATTSEEAKNPHKTIPKGIILGLSIVTVLYILVSIVTTGMVSYKDLAKATEPSLATGFELVGATWAAKIISFGIIVGLTTVVMVLLLGLTRVVFAMSRDGLLPRGLSKTGRHGTPAAIQIIGGIVVAIIASCFNIGILSDMVNIGTLSAFTLVAISVPIMRRKRPDVQRSFSIPGNPWVPILVALACFWLMLNLTVLTWIRFVVWLVIGFIIYFGYSYRHSRLGNEKLKDKPSATTIAR, encoded by the coding sequence ATGCACATTTTTAGAACGAAATCGGTTGAGCAGACGGTTGCTGAAACAGGGGAGGAGCATCGCAGTCTCAAACGGACGCTCAACGCCTGGGACTTGGCTGTCATGGGTGTGGCGGTGGCAGTCGGTGCTGGCATCTTCTCGGTAGGAGCTCAGGCTGCCGCATACCATGCAGGACCTGCCGTGATCTTGAGCTTCATTCTCGCAGCAGTCGTCTGTGGCGCTGCAGCGATGTGCTATGCGGAGTTTTCCTCGATGATTCCGGTCGCTGGCTCTGCCTACACCTTTACGTACACCACAGTAGGTGAAATCATCGCATGGATCATCGGATGGGATCTCATTCTCGAAATGCTGATGGCCTCATCGGTCATTTCCAAGTACTGGGGCGTATATCTCAATGATTTCATGCAGCTGATGGGCATCAGGTTCAACACGAACGTTGTCATCGGCTCGTTCCACATCGATGTTGCCCCAATCATCATCGTTGCCTTCTTCACCACGCTGCTGGTGTTGGGAACCAAGCTTTCCGCACGAGTCGACGGTGCATTGACCATCCTCAAGATTGCCATCGTCATATTCGTCATCGTTGTCGGATTCTTCTACGTCAAGGCTTCGAACTACTCGCCCTTTATCCCCACGTCTCAGCCTGCTGGTTCTGTCAAAGGCGCCACGGTTACCGGCACGATGACCGAACCGCTATGGCAATGGGCAACGGGCATGGCACCATCGATCTATGGTGTTCCAGGCGTAATCTCCGGTGCTGCCCTCGTCTTCTTTGCCTTCATTGGTTTCGACGTTGTTGCCACCACGTCGGAAGAGGCCAAGAATCCGCATAAAACCATTCCCAAGGGCATCATTCTTGGACTTTCCATCGTTACGGTTCTCTATATTCTCGTCTCCATAGTCACCACCGGAATGGTTTCATACAAGGATCTCGCCAAGGCAACCGAACCGTCCCTTGCCACAGGATTCGAGCTTGTGGGAGCCACATGGGCGGCCAAGATCATATCCTTCGGCATCATTGTTGGCCTCACCACAGTCGTGATGGTGTTGCTGCTCGGCTTGACCCGTGTCGTATTCGCAATGAGCCGCGATGGGCTGCTGCCTCGCGGACTGTCGAAAACAGGTCGCCATGGCACGCCGGCAGCGATTCAGATCATCGGTGGCATTGTGGTGGCAATCATCGCATCGTGCTTCAATATCGGCATCCTGTCTGACATGGTGAACATCGGCACGCTTTCAGCATTCACTCTTGTGGCTATTTCCGTGCCGATCATGCGTCGCAAGCGTCCGGATGTACAGCGTTCATTCTCGATTCCAGGCAATCCCTGGGTCCCGATTCTGGTCGCCCTTGCGTGCTTCTGGCTCATGCTCAATCTGACGGTGCTCACATGGATTCGATTCGTGGTCTGGCTTGTTATCGGATTCATCATTTACTTTGGCTACTCATATCGCCATTCACGCTTGGGCAACGAAAAGCTGAAGGACAAGCCATCTGCAACAACCATTGCACGATAG
- a CDS encoding FAD-binding protein, with product MPSFADLTTIGVGGKIAHFSEPTTRVGLIEAIEDADRVGMPLCMLGGGSNMLVSDSPFNGLVIRDGRRDIVVPDEAEPVEGSDRSVHLTASAGANWDDFVEFAVSLGLEGVEGLSGIPGTVGASVVQNIGAYGQEVATSVASVEVWDRQAKTVLTFDDADMQFGYRTSALKRSMFTDDGARFFPSPRYVVLSVTFVLRHSPTGILAYPQLAKALHASLGDRMNTETIRDAVLKVRAAKGMLEDPARYESRWMSGMKREENIAKASQSVETLQVHGTEPSRVFRITDRHSCGSFFVNPQISAHDAAGLPDDAPKFGVTLPDGQTGVKTSAAWLIDHAGFHRGFRLSERSGAALSSLHTLALTNLGGAKASEIWALAHAIQDGVRHAFGVDLVPEPVIVGL from the coding sequence TTGCCATCATTTGCAGACCTGACCACCATTGGGGTGGGGGGTAAGATTGCACACTTTTCAGAACCTACGACGCGCGTGGGTCTTATCGAGGCAATCGAAGATGCCGACCGCGTTGGAATGCCGCTGTGCATGCTCGGTGGTGGATCGAACATGCTGGTCAGCGATTCACCGTTCAATGGCTTGGTGATCCGAGATGGACGCAGAGACATCGTCGTCCCTGATGAGGCTGAACCGGTGGAAGGATCTGACAGAAGCGTTCATCTCACCGCAAGTGCAGGAGCCAACTGGGATGATTTCGTTGAATTTGCAGTGTCTCTGGGGCTCGAAGGCGTAGAGGGGCTTTCTGGAATTCCGGGAACTGTCGGTGCCTCTGTAGTGCAAAACATTGGTGCGTATGGCCAGGAAGTCGCAACAAGCGTCGCAAGCGTCGAGGTGTGGGATCGTCAGGCCAAGACGGTTCTGACATTCGATGACGCTGACATGCAGTTCGGGTATCGCACGTCCGCGTTGAAGCGGTCGATGTTCACGGACGATGGGGCGAGGTTCTTCCCGAGCCCGCGTTATGTCGTGCTTTCCGTGACTTTCGTGCTCAGACACAGTCCGACTGGCATACTGGCCTATCCGCAACTCGCCAAGGCTCTGCATGCAAGCCTGGGGGATCGCATGAACACCGAGACCATCCGAGACGCGGTTCTGAAGGTACGAGCCGCCAAGGGCATGCTTGAAGATCCCGCCCGATATGAAAGTCGCTGGATGTCGGGAATGAAACGAGAAGAGAACATTGCCAAGGCCAGCCAGTCTGTTGAGACCTTGCAAGTGCACGGTACAGAGCCGTCGCGTGTGTTCAGGATTACCGACCGTCATAGCTGTGGAAGTTTCTTCGTCAATCCTCAGATCAGTGCTCACGATGCGGCAGGGCTTCCAGACGATGCGCCGAAGTTCGGCGTGACGCTGCCTGATGGTCAAACTGGTGTGAAAACCTCTGCCGCATGGCTTATCGACCATGCAGGATTTCATAGAGGATTCAGACTCAGTGAGCGCAGCGGTGCGGCACTGTCATCGCTTCATACCCTTGCACTGACCAACCTTGGAGGTGCGAAGGCCAGTGAGATATGGGCTCTTGCACATGCCATCCAGGATGGAGTCCGGCATGCCTTCGGCGTCGATCTGGTTCCTGAACCAGTTATTGTCGGACTGTAG
- the rpmG gene encoding 50S ribosomal protein L33 codes for MAKAADIRPGITLACTECKERNYITTKNRRNTPDRLELKKYCPRCGKQTIHRETR; via the coding sequence ATGGCAAAGGCCGCAGATATTCGTCCAGGCATTACGCTGGCGTGCACCGAGTGCAAAGAGCGTAATTACATCACGACGAAGAATCGTCGTAACACTCCGGATCGTCTCGAGCTGAAAAAATACTGCCCACGTTGCGGCAAGCAGACAATTCACCGCGAGACTCGCTGA
- the dinB gene encoding DNA polymerase IV encodes MSTSPRLAAAKRDWGHDESGCTILHIDMDAFYASCEVARHPELRGKPVIIGTGSRSVVSAASYEARPFGVNSAMPVSRARRLCPQGIFLPVDMHYYRHMSRRIFDEVCSQITDRIERVSVDEEYMDVGPALRRWKSPSAIARWIRTTVQERFSLTCSVGIASNKLIAKMASTNAKPNGMLLIPVNRQAEFVQMMPLRAVPGIGPSLEKKLNSWGINSVEALSRHSETELLNMVTSPGLAHTLFLAARGQDERQIVLHAPEKSIGAERTFSQDTNSALPVLALLRRCSDEVASSLRSHHLLARTITVKLRFDDLSYRTKAQTIERPCDTAQVIYPIARSLFQAMMGMDDMKDEQSSHALQSRPLPRSIRLAGVSTSGLTQAKSTAIQATIDDMLNEPAQLQREKHGDTERAVDSIRQRYGKQSIHIGL; translated from the coding sequence ATGAGCACATCACCGAGACTCGCCGCCGCCAAGCGTGATTGGGGCCACGATGAATCTGGGTGCACCATACTTCATATCGACATGGACGCGTTCTATGCATCATGCGAGGTGGCAAGACATCCAGAATTGCGCGGCAAGCCGGTCATCATCGGTACCGGCTCACGATCTGTGGTGAGCGCTGCCAGTTACGAGGCGCGTCCATTCGGCGTGAACTCGGCAATGCCCGTATCGCGAGCCCGCAGACTGTGCCCTCAAGGAATCTTCCTACCGGTTGACATGCACTATTATCGGCACATGTCACGTCGTATCTTCGATGAGGTGTGCAGTCAGATAACCGACCGCATCGAACGCGTGTCGGTCGATGAGGAATACATGGACGTGGGTCCTGCTTTGCGACGATGGAAAAGCCCATCAGCCATTGCCCGTTGGATTCGCACCACCGTGCAGGAACGATTTTCGCTGACCTGCTCCGTTGGCATCGCGTCGAACAAACTGATTGCCAAGATGGCATCGACCAACGCGAAACCGAATGGAATGCTGCTGATTCCGGTGAACAGACAGGCCGAGTTTGTACAGATGATGCCCTTGCGCGCAGTCCCCGGCATCGGCCCGTCACTCGAGAAAAAACTCAACTCATGGGGAATCAACAGCGTTGAAGCGCTGTCTCGGCACAGCGAAACCGAACTCTTGAACATGGTGACATCGCCGGGTTTGGCACACACCCTCTTTCTGGCGGCTCGCGGTCAGGATGAACGACAGATCGTGCTTCACGCACCCGAAAAATCCATAGGTGCGGAGCGAACCTTTTCCCAAGACACGAACAGCGCCCTTCCGGTGTTGGCGCTCCTGCGTCGTTGCTCCGACGAGGTAGCTTCCAGCCTGCGCTCGCATCATCTGCTGGCGCGCACGATAACGGTGAAATTACGCTTCGATGATCTGAGCTATCGAACCAAGGCCCAGACCATCGAGCGGCCATGTGACACGGCCCAGGTCATCTATCCAATAGCGCGCTCGCTGTTTCAAGCCATGATGGGCATGGATGACATGAAGGACGAACAATCATCGCATGCCTTGCAGTCCAGACCGTTGCCAAGGAGCATTCGTTTGGCTGGGGTGAGTACCTCCGGCTTGACGCAGGCCAAGAGCACGGCGATTCAGGCAACGATTGACGACATGCTCAATGAGCCGGCCCAATTGCAGCGTGAAAAGCATGGCGATACGGAACGGGCCGTCGATTCGATTCGTCAGCGCTATGGGAAGCAGTCGATTCACATCGGTCTGTAG
- the dapC gene encoding succinyldiaminopimelate transaminase has protein sequence MGFHNFDSPYDWSRVARFRRIAQSHDGGAIDLSVGSPVDPVPQSIRVALSQASDDADAHGYPQTIGSSELRNAIHDWFLHQRGVDLTMLHASVVPSVGSKEAVALMASLLHLNPGDVVVQPRISYPTYEIGTQIAGAKVVKVDDVTDVSSWQNIDRVKAIWVNSPCNPTGDIIDSQRLAAIVAAARAIGAVVLSDECYAFLDWREANDFSLSEHRTNMGERPYADVPEAVDMSSAFNSAPCVLNPQVCAGSARGILSLYSLSKQSNMAGYRTAFVAGDDALIEDMIRYRKQIGLIIPGPVQHAMSAALRDIEAVQEQKARYHARLTALVNALGQYGYDARMPQGALYVWVHALGDDCWDDMGTLAKLGIVASPGEFYGAPKYLRFSITASDDAIRTAVARLTASSNRH, from the coding sequence GTGGGATTTCATAATTTCGATTCGCCTTATGACTGGTCGCGCGTTGCCAGATTTCGCCGCATCGCGCAATCGCACGACGGTGGAGCCATCGATCTGTCCGTGGGGTCGCCGGTGGATCCTGTGCCTCAGTCAATTCGTGTGGCATTATCGCAGGCATCCGATGATGCAGATGCGCACGGCTATCCTCAGACCATAGGTTCATCCGAGCTGCGCAATGCCATACATGACTGGTTCCTTCATCAGCGTGGCGTTGATCTGACGATGCTTCACGCTTCCGTCGTTCCTTCGGTCGGATCGAAGGAAGCAGTCGCGCTGATGGCAAGCCTCCTGCACCTTAATCCCGGCGATGTGGTGGTGCAGCCCAGGATTTCGTACCCCACGTACGAAATAGGCACTCAGATTGCAGGGGCCAAGGTCGTCAAGGTCGATGATGTCACCGATGTCTCGTCCTGGCAGAACATTGATCGTGTCAAGGCCATCTGGGTCAATTCCCCATGCAACCCAACGGGCGACATCATTGACTCTCAAAGGCTTGCTGCGATTGTGGCGGCGGCACGAGCGATTGGTGCGGTCGTGCTCTCCGATGAATGCTATGCGTTTCTCGATTGGCGAGAGGCCAACGACTTCTCACTTTCCGAACACCGTACCAACATGGGGGAGCGCCCATACGCCGACGTGCCGGAGGCCGTCGACATGTCTTCGGCGTTCAATTCGGCACCTTGCGTGCTCAATCCACAGGTATGCGCCGGTTCGGCACGCGGAATCCTCAGCCTGTACTCCTTGAGCAAGCAGTCGAACATGGCTGGATATCGCACAGCGTTCGTTGCAGGCGACGATGCGCTGATCGAAGACATGATTCGCTATCGCAAGCAGATCGGACTCATCATTCCCGGTCCGGTGCAGCACGCCATGTCTGCCGCCCTGCGAGACATCGAGGCGGTTCAGGAGCAGAAGGCTCGATACCATGCGCGCCTCACCGCGCTCGTCAATGCGCTTGGACAATATGGCTATGACGCTCGGATGCCGCAGGGCGCTCTTTACGTTTGGGTGCATGCGCTTGGCGACGATTGCTGGGATGACATGGGCACGCTGGCGAAGCTGGGCATCGTTGCAAGCCCTGGTGAATTCTATGGTGCGCCGAAATATCTGCGCTTCTCCATAACCGCTTCAGACGATGCAATTCGCACAGCCGTCGCCCGTCTGACCGCATCTTCGAACCGTCACTGA
- a CDS encoding metal ABC transporter solute-binding protein, Zn/Mn family translates to MSATGSAPSNDNQNQPENHHPFDGAVAQAFATKRNKTIAIIAIAAVAVIALILGGTFFILNRNGKLGTTSSNQTVAQGIPDSCDTTLNLVASVNQWGSLAKELGGDCVKVTSVISSTSAEPHDYEATAADLATLISADIVVLNGAGYDSWAEKADFGEKQTVINIADEAGIVADEEDEEEEHEEEHEDEEHDGHAEDAEEEHHHHHGSVNPHLWFDPSAILKASQAITKAYVSSAGEHSKTAATAQLHSNEWNARYADFVALVNDARAAGVKRNFAATESIADYLMNYIGATNKTPQTYTNAVTNDAEPSASDLKNALSAVAASDVDVLIVNPQELTGFAKQMQEAAITSHKTIVSVTEQLPENQTSLLSWLTVVTKQTLANDTYNGFFLTQDVKDRSLEDYAGDWRSVYPLLLDGKLDSVMDAKAKAGTMTAEEYKKYYDTGYKTDVSKIDISGNSMTFTTDKGEATATYQYDGFKILDYAKGNRGVRYLFTATGDVPQGAPKSVQFSDHGIGPVKAEHFHIFMSDESQEQTLKEMDNWPTYYPSALTDKEIAKEMLAH, encoded by the coding sequence ATGTCCGCAACAGGCAGCGCTCCATCTAACGACAATCAGAATCAACCGGAAAACCATCACCCATTCGACGGCGCAGTGGCACAAGCCTTCGCCACCAAGCGCAACAAGACCATCGCCATCATCGCCATTGCAGCAGTTGCAGTCATCGCGTTAATCCTGGGTGGTACCTTCTTCATTCTTAACAGGAACGGCAAGCTCGGCACAACTTCCAGCAACCAGACCGTGGCACAGGGCATTCCCGACAGCTGCGACACGACGCTGAATCTGGTCGCATCCGTGAATCAGTGGGGCAGCCTTGCCAAGGAACTTGGCGGCGACTGCGTCAAGGTAACCTCAGTCATCAGCTCCACATCCGCAGAACCTCACGATTATGAGGCCACCGCAGCGGATCTTGCAACGCTCATTTCAGCAGACATCGTTGTCCTCAATGGTGCTGGATATGACTCCTGGGCTGAGAAGGCCGATTTTGGCGAGAAGCAGACGGTCATCAATATCGCTGACGAAGCGGGAATCGTGGCGGACGAAGAAGACGAGGAAGAGGAGCATGAAGAGGAACATGAGGATGAAGAGCATGACGGGCATGCAGAAGATGCTGAAGAGGAGCACCACCATCATCATGGTTCGGTGAATCCGCATCTATGGTTCGACCCCTCCGCGATTCTCAAGGCATCGCAAGCAATTACCAAGGCCTATGTCTCTTCAGCCGGCGAACACAGCAAGACCGCTGCGACTGCACAGCTTCATTCGAATGAGTGGAATGCACGCTACGCAGATTTTGTAGCCTTGGTCAATGATGCTCGCGCGGCAGGTGTGAAGCGTAACTTTGCTGCGACAGAATCCATAGCGGACTATTTGATGAACTATATCGGAGCCACGAACAAGACGCCGCAGACCTACACCAATGCCGTCACCAACGATGCCGAACCCTCTGCATCGGATTTGAAGAACGCGCTTTCGGCTGTGGCGGCATCGGATGTGGATGTGCTGATAGTCAACCCTCAGGAGCTCACGGGCTTTGCCAAGCAGATGCAGGAAGCAGCGATCACATCCCACAAGACCATTGTTTCCGTGACCGAGCAGTTGCCGGAGAATCAGACAAGTCTGCTGAGCTGGCTGACTGTCGTGACCAAGCAGACCTTGGCAAACGACACCTATAACGGTTTCTTCCTGACGCAGGATGTCAAGGACAGGTCACTTGAAGATTACGCTGGAGATTGGCGTTCGGTGTACCCGCTGCTGCTTGATGGCAAACTCGATTCCGTCATGGATGCCAAGGCGAAGGCGGGTACGATGACCGCCGAAGAATACAAGAAGTATTATGACACGGGCTATAAGACCGATGTGAGCAAGATTGACATTTCAGGCAATTCCATGACCTTCACCACTGACAAGGGCGAAGCCACTGCAACCTACCAGTATGACGGCTTCAAGATTCTTGACTATGCCAAGGGCAATCGTGGAGTCCGATACCTGTTCACGGCGACCGGAGACGTGCCTCAGGGTGCGCCCAAGTCCGTCCAGTTCTCGGATCATGGCATCGGGCCGGTCAAGGCTGAACACTTCCATATCTTCATGAGCGACGAATCCCAGGAACAGACCTTGAAGGAAATGGACAACTGGCCAACCTACTATCCCAGTGCCTTGACCGACAAGGAAATCGCCAAGGAAATGCTTGCACACTGA
- a CDS encoding ATP-binding protein, which produces MSLTQQGYLNRLVDAKIDTMLNAFGAVAIDGPKWCGKTWTALNHGNSVTYIGDPTGNFQNRQAAQLDPSLVLDGEAPKVIDEWQEVPALWDAVRFSVDQSAERGRYILTGSSTPNFKGVLHSGAGRIGVTRMRPMSLFESGYSTGVVSLSAMFELRLESRFTGEVTVDALIKHVIMGGWPGTRDMSPRDAREVTEGYLYAVTHNDISRIDSVSRNPHRVMMLLRSLARNESTIASLRRLKKDMQEYDDDILDEKTITDYLEVLQRLFLIDDQPAFNPNMRSSVRVGKMPKRHLADPSLAAAALGATQETLKGDLNTFGFLFEAMCERDLRIYAQCADGELYHYRDGRGREIDAVITLPDGRWAAMEIKLGAHQIDEAASKLLALQADMKRDPKAIPPSLLCVVCGMTAYAYTRPDGVCVVPITALRE; this is translated from the coding sequence ATGAGTCTCACACAGCAGGGATATCTCAATCGGCTTGTAGATGCCAAAATCGACACGATGCTCAACGCTTTTGGTGCTGTGGCAATTGACGGGCCAAAATGGTGCGGTAAGACGTGGACTGCGCTTAACCATGGCAATAGCGTGACATATATCGGCGACCCTACGGGAAATTTTCAGAATCGACAGGCGGCACAGCTTGACCCTTCTCTGGTGCTGGATGGAGAAGCGCCGAAAGTCATTGACGAATGGCAGGAAGTGCCTGCATTGTGGGATGCGGTTCGCTTTTCTGTAGATCAATCAGCCGAGCGAGGCAGGTACATCCTCACTGGATCATCTACACCCAATTTCAAAGGTGTGTTGCACAGTGGAGCAGGTCGCATAGGCGTTACCAGAATGCGACCGATGTCTCTGTTTGAATCCGGCTATTCCACTGGCGTTGTGTCGCTTTCTGCCATGTTTGAACTTCGTCTTGAGTCACGTTTTACTGGCGAAGTTACTGTTGATGCGCTGATTAAGCATGTCATCATGGGCGGTTGGCCTGGGACGAGAGATATGTCCCCCAGGGACGCAAGGGAAGTGACTGAGGGGTATCTCTATGCGGTCACGCACAACGACATCAGTCGGATTGATTCAGTGAGTCGCAACCCCCATAGGGTGATGATGCTGCTTCGCTCACTTGCTAGGAATGAATCGACTATTGCCAGCCTCAGAAGATTGAAAAAAGATATGCAGGAGTATGACGACGATATTCTCGATGAAAAAACCATCACGGACTATCTTGAAGTCTTGCAACGTTTGTTCCTGATTGATGATCAGCCGGCGTTCAATCCGAATATGCGTTCTTCGGTGCGTGTCGGGAAAATGCCGAAAAGGCATTTGGCCGATCCCTCGTTGGCGGCAGCGGCGTTGGGTGCGACGCAAGAAACGCTAAAAGGCGATTTGAACACTTTCGGTTTCCTGTTTGAGGCAATGTGTGAGCGTGACTTGAGAATTTATGCGCAATGTGCTGATGGCGAACTCTACCATTACCGCGATGGTCGGGGTCGCGAAATAGATGCCGTCATTACTTTGCCTGATGGACGATGGGCCGCCATGGAAATCAAACTCGGCGCTCACCAAATTGACGAAGCTGCGTCGAAACTTTTGGCGTTGCAAGCTGACATGAAACGCGACCCGAAAGCAATTCCCCCTTCGCTTTTATGCGTCGTCTGTGGCATGACCGCGTATGCGTACACGAGGCCAGATGGGGTATGCGTCGTGCCCATCACAGCGTTGCGTGAATAG